CATTTATTGAgactatataatatattttattggtttattatttataaatttaatagctatatattatatgtgtaaaattttacattgatatttaataattatgttttttatgtaatttgtaaaataatcaatataaaacaataatattttcttgtatgaaCAAAATAGTAACTTTTTGTTAAACGtgaaagtatttattttattattgtatctaaaataaatttagttcatattaatatgttttaaaaaatatataaaattcttAATATATCTATATTGATTAActaataaatacataattaaatttataaaatattaatcaaaataaattatatataaagttttattatttgatatttatgaataattataattataaattaactaattcataaataattataattatagtcatttataacaataaaaatttaaatattatataataattcctattattttggaatttcaaatatacatttgttaattggtaaaattaataataaaatttgatttaccAATTTgcttataaattaaataattaaacaaaaaaaatagaagaaggtGGTCACATTTGTCCATTCTCATCCACAAACCACTATCGACGAAAGGGTCGTATATCTGCCGAAGTAGTTTCCCTTTTCCCCCTTCGATCTTCTCCGATTCGATTCCATATTCCTCCGTCAAAATGAACGACGCAGATGTCTCCAAACAAATCCAGCAGATGGTGAGGTTTATCCGCCAGGAAGCCGAAGAAAAAGCCAACGAGATCTCTGTTTCCGCCGAAGAAGTACCGTTTTATTACACTTCACCATTCCGATCTATCTCTTAATTCTACTATTCCATCACTATTTTACTTTAGATCGTTAATTTGTTACCTACTGATCCATGTTTTGAACTCTTTTTTTTGTTCAATCGCTTTGAAATTGATAATTTCGTTCATAGTTACACTGTTTTCTTGTAGGAATTCAACATCGAGAAGTTGCAGTTGGTTGAGGCTGATAAGAAGAAGATCCGTCAAGAGTACGAAAGGAAAGAGAAGCAAGTTGATGTTCGGAAGAAGATGTAATGTACTCTGTGCCTTGtacatgtttttctttttctatatcTAAATTTGAAAAACTTGTATGGCTATTTCAATTGTAGTCATTCACACGGGGAAATGGGAAATGGTTTCCGGTGATGAATTTTCACTGtaattctaaaatttatatgttcataaAGGTATTCTTATAGTTCTTGGTCCTTATATGATCATATGGGTATTCATTGACACTACGCCGAAGTATTGATtgcattcaattaattcatctTCTCAATTTTTACTGGTATGGACGAGTGAGTGTCTTGTCTGTGCTTCATAGATAGTAACATATATTATAATGACTGCAATTTTTACTTATAGACAGTAACTATTCATATAGTGCATAATGCACCTAGCAATATTACTTTCTTAACTTCCGAATTATTGGTATGTGTCTTTCTTTGGGAGGAACTTTGAGGAAAAATTGGTTTATGTTGTTTGTTggtaattaattgaatttgcTATTTTGCCTAAGTATGATGATTGGAGAAATTCCATTCTTATTAGTAAGTGAGATTTAGAGTTTGATTTTGTTGACGTTTAGTTTTTTTCTTAGTCAAATatactttgtattttttttttctaacttgAAAAATGGTTGTAGTTAAGATAATTTAACTTCACACACATTTGTTTGTTGCAGTGAGTACTCTATGCAGTTGAATGCTTCACGGTTAAAAGTTCTTCAAGCTCAAGATGACGTGGTCAATAAAATGAAAGAGGCTGCACATAAAGAGCTCTTGAATGTGAGCCGTGACCATCATGTGTACAAAAACCTTATAAAAGATCTCGTTGTTCAGGtcagttaaaattttaatagtgCCTTGCAGTTGTACCCCTAAtttttccaaatatatttttgttaagaaCCTGGAATTTTATTAGATGTAAGGAACAGTTCCCCTAATTACAGAATGGATTGCAGAACTTTGCGTGTCTACATCTCCCTATACTCAAATGCCACCACCCTTTCTCAAATGACAAGATCTCCTTATCACCTTTTCCTATCATTTATAATCATAGCCTACCTCTTTAACTAATCCTAACTAACTATAACCCCCTCGAATGACACCTATAGCTTTATTAAGAATATTTCTCACTTTTTTTTAGCGTCGACCTTCATGTAGGCAACCAATGCtagttgtaatttttttgtCGCTCCTAATTCTGTAGCATTTGTGGTGCTACTTTACATATAACTAATATGTGTTTCAAGAGAAGCTTTTGCAACTATCTGCTGACACAGATGAACCAATGGCATCAACACAGTCCTCTCTTGATGTGTTCAATGTCATGGGTTCAGTCCCTACGCATCCTGTTTTTCTTCCCTTTTTTACATATCTACAAGGCTTTTTAAGTCTACTTGGAATATAATATAAGGATTGTATTTGCAGGCCCCCATCCTCCACCCACCCAATAGAAACACCTAATCTTATGTTATTTATGGATTACTTTGTGTATGTAAacttgtaataaaatataaggaTTGTATTTTACAGAGTTTGGTGAGGCTGAAAGAGCCTTCTATTATATTGAGGTGTCGGGAAGAGGACCTACACTTGGTAGAGGATGTGTTGGAATCAGCTGCTGAGGAGTATGCTGAGAAGGCAAAAGTTCATCTACCAGAGATTGTTGTTGATAAGGATGTCTATCTTCCACCTGCACCCAACCATAACAATCCCCATGATCTTTATTGGTAATGTTACAGTTATTAATTAAGTCCTgaataactgtttgtgatttaAACCATCCCTTATGCGGGATTTTGGGGTAGGGAATTGTTGTTTGTAGAAGTGTCTAGCTCTGTTAGTCAAGGGTTTGCTCATTTGCTGGTAGTTCTCATTTGTCTAACTTGTTTTCTTCGATTGATTGTGATATTATCTTTAGGTTTTAAAAAAGAACCTTGATTTTCTAATCTTAAACATAACTAGTTTTTACTGCTTGTATAGTTGATCGATCGAGGATGTTTCCTGATATTGTATTATTTGTTATTGTTCAGCTCTGGTGGCGTGGTATTGGCATCTCGAGATGGAAAGATTGTGTTTGAAAATACACTTGATGCACGTTTGGATGTAGTGTTCCGTAATAAACTCCCACACGTAAGTTTTTGCTGTAAAATACTCTTTTTGCTCACTAGCACTTTGCACAGTGATTGTCTTGTTCGTTGTAGTGTCGTTTATGTTATTGATATTTGCTGGTTGATTGTTTGTGTTGTTGAGATTTCAACTAGAAAGCTAGTTATTGTCAAGGTCATTGTTCTTCTAGGATTAGACTTCTCTAAAATGAGTAATATCAAACACTAATTAACAAATCAATGGTTGATGTTATATATGTGTACATGCATAACAAATCATGAGTGGTTAAAATATTAACCCTTGATTTTCTTActttacttactacttactttaGAGAAGTCAAACCCGTTTTTCTATAATACTCGATGTTAAATAACTTTGGACTTTTTTACAtcgaaataaaatatttgaggtGATTTATGCACTGTGAAGGACAACTTGGGTATTTAACTGGAATAAGGGACTATATAAAGGGTCAGGAGGGGCATAAGGATTAAAGTTTGGTGTTTTCAATAGAGTAAATGGAACATATTCTTCTAATTAACTCTGCAAACTAACTATCAACTATTGCTCAGATCACTTCCAGCATTTGTGACTTGTATTTCTTTCGATATATTCTTCTTTGAGGCAATACCTACAGTCTGCACTTCATTTCTCAATATTATACACTTTTGATGTCTATATTAGTTAAAATAGAGACACTTAACCTTAGCATTACTGTCCAACTTCCTTTCCCTCTTCggtttattgattttttttcagaCGGCGTATTTACATACTCTGGTACATTTTGAGTGTCATTTGTCTCGATGGACTTTTGTACTGTGAATACCTGTGCAATTGTATTTAGTTGATGTTTTGATCATTGGTAGACTTGTTTCAACATTTATTAATAGCCACATCACATGTGTTGGATGCAACATGCAAGGGGTTATGGTGGGTGAGAATTTGGACAAAAGACATGGATTCCGAGGGTTGTAGTGTTACTAAATTATAGTGTCTTGTTCCTGAAAATATTAAACGTGCATGTTCTCATGCACCAATGCGAATACCTGGTATCTATTGTGTATTTGGGTTCACGATGGAGGAAGTCGATAATGATTCTTCCTCCTTtcaaatgtgattttttgtaaaaacaactatttattttgaattgaaaCTATTTTTTCCTCCCAACGTTGGTTTGTATCTTGATTAGCAGCCTTAAAATGTAGTATTTACATTTGGTTGATAATTTTACAGTATCACATCAATTAATCGGGTTGGAGTACCCTTTGTAGTACTCACTATTAATAcattttgcttataaaaaaaccccaattttacaaaatatgaaATTACATTTGTCAAACACTGGCATAAACACACATAAATCGTTATTTCTGAATTCCGattcaaattttttgagaaaataatcATCATATAATGTGGAGGAGTACTGATGGCACGGTCTACAGgtttattaaaaatttgttatttgtttCTTGCTGCAGATCCGCAAGGAGCTCTTTGGACAAGTTGCTGTTTGAAGAATTTGGTTGTATTGTTTCGTTTCACCaagaatatttataatttactgCAGAGATTGTCTGTGAGGGGAATATGTGTTGTGCCATTGCTCCTGTAAACTTACTATTATTGCCCTTTAgtaacttcattttttttttgtgtcgTTCACTTAACTTTTTGTATTTGATGGGGCGTGCGATGCTCTAGAAGTTAGTGATAGCGATAAATGTTCTCAGCCAAAGAATAAGTGCTTGCTAAAAGCATATCGCTGCTGTTAGCTTCTCTGTGATGAAGTAGAAAATCTATTGAACATTGCTGTCAATATGTGATAGAAGGGGATATTGTTATCTTATTATTATGATGTTTATCGTGCAATTAAAGAAAGTGTatgaaaaaatagataaaactTCATCTGTATTCAATCCAATATGAATTTTAGTTCACTTTTTTCTGTCACGAGCTTCCACAATTCCTAACCACGGTTATGTCCAGAGCAGTAGAATTATAGGCCTGCCTATGATTGAAACCCCGGTAAGTAGACTATTATGCGGAATAAGGAATTTTGTCCCCTAATGTTTTCTCAAACATAGCATAAATCAAGGTTTGGCATCAGACAaaactataatatttattttgactaAAACTATTATGTGAAAAGGAATTCTTTCCAAATGAACACTCACacaataagttttattttatttctcataCTCTTTTTATGTATTTCTCTCTTGTATACGAGTATTTGGCCTTCATTTAGAACAATTATTTCTAATAAAGTTTACATATTGCCATTCATTTTGAGTACGATTATGGTGGGGACTTGGTGAACAGTAGAGGTGGTTGTCAATGGTTCTAAAAGGGCTACCTACGTAGTTAACTGAAAAAGGGAGCAAAGCTTTGTTGGGTGCAACTGTCTAAACGTCCCCTCTTAGGTGTGGTGCTATAATATCAACTTGGGTATATGGGGTGTCTAAGTTCACATTGAACTATTTAATTGGCTTAATTCTATGAGGATTCTTTGCATTATTGGCCACTAAATTGGACTGGTCTctcaatcaaaattcaaacattattattatctcTTTTTTCTACATCtaattttgttaatgttgtGATTATAATAATGTTCATAATCTCAAATCCGGGGTTTATTGTCCCGACCTAGAACTCAAATTGTGACCGACACATTCAGTTTGAAAACCCTAACAATAATTTACACATGAACTTTTTCTTACAAGGCAATTGCTGGAAGAAAAACTGAGgccttttgttttttattgctACCTTTTACAAACAAATAATTGTATTTGTCAATTGTTTCCCTTTTCATCTTACTTTTGATCCAACTAATAACAAAAAGGAAGATGTGATATTACaccaaaatctatttttatctctatcgcttatatcaaataatatgcTAAAATTACTCTTTATCGCTTCTCatactctttttcttttcaaaattaaagttttagTGATAAGACACTAACTaccataaattaaaagaaaacacataacacataaataattatttccaAATTTCATACCAATTAAACTAATTGAAGATTAGAGAATAGACATagataatagtaataaattttacgCACTAAAATTAGTACTAGTAAGCTTGTAAGTTTATTCTATCAATTCCAATTTCattaaagatattaaaatttaaaggaattacaacaaatgaaaaaaaaaaaaatcaagatacAATTCATCTCACTTTTACTTTTACACTTATTTTCTtacattcaaaatattaattaatgttttggGTCCTTCACACGTGTTGTACAAGTTGGTCGATTGGATGGATGGACAGGTGAGCAGAAAAGCTGTGACAAGACGGATTGAAAGGAAATAATGctcatcataataaaatttattcaaatttcaaatggAAATATAATCACTTAATCCTTCTTCCTCATTTTCATGTAACAagaattatttgttaaaaattaataagtTAAACATTCCTATCTACTAATTAACAATAAAGCTATTATTGTTGGGGAGCTCTTATAACAAGTTAGATGTTTCGAAATTACAATAGATTTTGGAGGTGGAACATTATTAGTTGAGAGGTTTGAATTATCCActtatattctttttaatttagtGTTTGTTTCAAATCAAGAGTTTGTGCTTAATGATATTCTTGTGAAATTTGAGGACcgaaaagtttaattttttttaaaataaactatttgatGAATgtgataaaatagaaataaaaagtgtagttaattatatatattatctataatcaaattaaaacgAAATATtccattttaaataaaatataaataaaaatcaatatttgaaaaatgatatatatatttaattataattttaaattaaaaacatcaatttttttatatgattttttgtttatatttgatgAGTGTAGTTTTATATTTGTATCTTCCAAATCACTAGTCATGTACTTCTTTTCCTTTTTGGTTGAGCATCATTCTtctttagattattattattattttaaaatattcaatatattcAAATTCGAGACTCTTGTCATGATGAAGAAATCTAATTGGTAAGTTTATTTAGAACTAATGTTCTTGCCGGGCAAGGAGAATATGAATAACTTcgttacattttttattaatgaagaAAAGATAAACTTGGTCACTTGTTAATcgtttttgttttatctttaataaaattattttatttcttggtTGAAAAGtcatagtaataataaaataatatttgaaatgaacTTAATCAAATACTTAATTTAATCATTGATCGAGTACACTTCTAACATATGTTAATTCCTATAGTGAGCTTATAAAAGGCCCTTTAGTTCTCTCCAATATTTGTAACTATAGGAGCTTCTCCTTCAACATTCACATATTGATTGTCATGTTATGTTTTCATTCTTCCAAATGCAATCATATGTCTTgcaaaaactttatttatttcaatttccttcTAACTAGTGTCATCACAAAATATACACCATCATTTTCACATCAATATTCATATAGTGAGTCACGAATATAATCTTAGAGTGGATCTCACTAGAAATTAACATGCATGCATATGAATtgtaacatatataatatatatgatagGGTAGTTAGTTAATGAGGGAGCTTTCTTTAGTCCACTAATGGGTGACATGTAGGATTTAATTAGCTGCCGAATCATTCATCCAAATGGTGAGTAAATAGAATGAATGAATACTCATCAAATGAGTGAATGAAGCGGGAGACAAATTGAATCTTAAGTTTCCTATACTTGGACTGAAGGGAGCTCccttttcttatttatttacttaatttactttattaattattattccgttttttgtttctttctataGTATTTGGATTTACCATGTTTAGGTAGTactatactttttattttaagtttcatatattattattgtatgGTGTGGTTtcattatcttcattttttttttatctaggTGAATATTTGCAGCTGGtttcattaatatataactTTGCAAAGTTTCCAGAAGGATACGATGAACACTTGTACTCAACTCTATATATCAACAGCTACCAATGATGCATGGTGTAATtcacaaattattattactttttttgaatttttttgtggCAATCAATTATCAATATGTATGATACtttgaagttgaagattgaTTACCTACTTGtgtaattatttgtttcttctaaatttatatgttAAGCTTTGAAAATTAAGTTCTAATAGCATAGCCTCAGATTTTTTCACACATCTCGCTGCAACCGCTCTNNNNNNNNNNNNNNNNNNNNNNNNNNNNNNNNNNNNNNNNNNNNNNNNNNNNNNNNNNNNNNNNNNNNNNNNNNNNNNNNNNNNNNNNNNNNNNNNNNNNNNNNNNNNNNNNNNNNNNNNNNNNNNNNNNNNNNNNNNNNNNNNNNNNNNNNNNNNNNNNNTTTGTTACACGGTGTTTTTTCAGGcttagattaatttttattaactatataGTAAAAATTgtaaagaatttacaaaatgaaaatgataattattttcttaatttttaaataaatttttgtttaattgttatgtaTTGTAAAAACTGTACATTACAATTAATTATGGAGATGATTTTTGAGTCggttttgatgattgtgatttaaaatttcaaaactttctcTAATGAATTTTCTATCAACTAATGATTGTGattgataaaaattgtaaaaactatGACAAACACTCAACCAATTGAATGAGATGAAATATCTTGTCAtttcttgatttttaaatagttcaaATGCATTGaagttatttaataatatattagtaaaGTATAAAAGGATCTTTGTTTCTAGTTTAATATGgaacagaaaaataaattgagaagaataaaaataagaaacaaTGTAGCTAATATCTTAATATGTACAAAAATATGGTTCAAGTCACGTGGTGTGTTATAATGTGAATGTGAAACAAGGCAAATCACACCGTGGAAAGGAGACTATTAGGGGTATGTGTCCTACTTTATGGCGTCCATAAACTCAACAAGTCTCTATTTCTAGATTTAGTAGTCTCTTTCCCACTTGTGCAAAAATCTAACGTCACTTTCTTCATGTTATCGTGATATTCATCGTGTTCTATCTTTAACCAACACAAGAATCAAACTTGTTTCTCATTCATTGtcaattattaagaaaaattcaAGTATCACATTAGAAAATAGATATAACTCATAAGTTATAAAAGTAGTATTTCTAtgttataaattgattttgtaataatgatttaattttaatataaaaatataaagtttaaaattatGCACTGCGTTTGTCTACTacaagtattttaaaattatgtaaagtttgatttcaCTTTATTCTCAGGGGCCTATATGTTTCCAATTCATCTGGAAAATGGCAAGAGTTAGTGAATAGGTTTTGTTTGTCATCATCTTGATAAAGGCCTCTATTTTCATCCCAATATATGTTTTTCGTGTTTTATATATCACTTAGTGTTTGAGTCATCGTTGGTTGGTTTGAAGAAttacaatacaatacaatattttctttaactttACAAATGATTTATCATTATATGATTAGATTAGTCACGGTATagattatttataattgatatgaacaaatattaataattttatttaaaagataaacgACATTAGAAAATATGTGTCTCACATTACAAATAAAAGacattaatttagtttttaagattaaattttgataagttatttttcattggcttatacatttttttacgTATatcgttaattttttttaatttttttaattattagatccgactgtattatttttattttattatcagctaaaattatttttcagtgaaaatactaatattagTAGGGGTGGGAATGAGCTTAACTAGGTCATTCTTTATCATtgtttaaagattttttttatatcaaaacttttaattatgattataacTAAATAGACTAAAAGGTGAAGAAACCTAAAATCtacaattatat
This region of Cicer arietinum cultivar CDC Frontier isolate Library 1 chromosome 8, Cicar.CDCFrontier_v2.0, whole genome shotgun sequence genomic DNA includes:
- the LOC101510866 gene encoding V-type proton ATPase subunit E-like; protein product: MNDADVSKQIQQMVRFIRQEAEEKANEISVSAEEEFNIEKLQLVEADKKKIRQEYERKEKQVDVRKKIEYSMQLNASRLKVLQAQDDVVNKMKEAAHKELLNVSRDHHVYKNLIKDLVVQSLVRLKEPSIILRCREEDLHLVEDVLESAAEEYAEKAKVHLPEIVVDKDVYLPPAPNHNNPHDLYCSGGVVLASRDGKIVFENTLDARLDVVFRNKLPHIRKELFGQVAV